The region AATTCCCGGCACCTCAGGGGTAGAAAACGTCAGACACCCTTGGGGCGCATTCAACTGTGCTGGTAAATCGTAGTTGCCCCGTGGACAATACACCCGCCACGAGGGGATCTCCTGCGGTAGCTGTGCCAAATCGATGTGGACAACCCCGGCGCGATCGCCCACCCCACTATTGAAAATAACCACAGGAATGGCCCCTGCCACGGGGGGGGTGCCGTAGTCTATCGACGCACACAGAGCGGTTTGGGCCGCAGCCAGTAACGTTTCTGTGGTTTTCAGAAGCTGCTGCCATGTCGGATTGACCTCAGCATAGACCTCAGGAATTGAGGAGCCGGGGAGAATGTCGTGGAACTGGTTAAAGAGCAGTTGTTGCCAACTGGTTTTGAGTTCTTCCCTGGGGTAGGCAAAAGAAGTCGTAATTGCGGCGAGGGCACACCAGCGCTCTGCTTCTTGTAGTTGCCGTTGGGCGCGATCGTGGGCAGCCTTTTGATCGCCATGACTGGTGTAGCAACCGCGGTGGAATTCTAAATACAGTTCCCCTTGCCACTGCGGGGTCGGCGGTGTTTCTTGGCTCAACTGTGCCAAATACTCTCGCACGGTGGTCCATTGCCACTGCGGTCCAATGCCGCCGAGGCGTTGCCAGCGTCGCACCCGTTCCAACATTTCTGCCGTTGGCCCACCACCATGATTGCCAACACCGGGGAGCCAGAGGCTGCGCTGCGATCCCGTTTGTTGCCACCACTGTTGGGCGTAGGTAGCCATTTTCACCGGATCAATCCCCTCGCCAATGGGTGCTGACATCAGGGCATGGATCTCAGCCCCTGCCACATCCCGCCAGACAAACCAACCGTAGGGAAAGCGGGTGGTGTCATTCCAGCGCAATTTTTGGGTGACAAAGTAGCGAATTCCCCCTTGGGCCAAGAAACTGGGCAAGCGTTCCGGAAAGCCAAAGGTATCGGGTAACCAAGCAATGGGGCTCATTTCACCAAAGACCTGCTGCACGTACTGCTGCCCATAGAGAATTTGACGGGCAATGGACTCAGCATGAATGAGATTTAGCTCCGGTTCCACCCAAAGACCCGCGGCCACATCCCACCAACCGGCGGCAACGGCGGCCTGAATTTGCCCAAAGAGTTCTGGGGCATGGGTTTGTAAATGGGCATACAAAGCTGGGGTGGAGTGGGTAAAGGTCAGCTCAGGGTAGCGTTTCTTGAGCCCCAAGACGGATTGAAAAGTGGACTGTGCCACTTGCCATGTTTCTGCGATGGGCCACAGCCAAGCCAAGTCTAAATGGGCATGGCCACATAGATGGATGGTGAACTCCCGTAAAGGGGTGGCGATCGCCAGCATGCTGTCATGCATCTGCGCCAGCAACGAATCTAAGATGGGGCGCTGCCCTTGACTGTTTAAAACCTCCTGAAGCAGCAATTCAAGGGGTTCTAGGTTGAGGGTTTCAGCAAAAATCTCCAAAATGTTCAACTCAGCGGCAACAAAGGCGGGGTCAACTCCCGTGGGCGATTCAAACCGCAGGCAGGATTTCACCAAAGCACCGTCATCGTGGCCGGGACTGATGAGATGCAACATCACCTCCCAGGTTTGGCCGGGGGTTACGGCTTCCCCTAGGCAAAGGCTCACCGAATGATCAAATAAATCCCCTTGGTGAACCGCCTGGCCATTGACATACACCGTTGCCTGATCCGCCCACCACCTCAGATCAAGGCGTAGAGTTAAACCCGCTACGCTATAGCCCTGAACCATCGCCGGTACACTGAGCCGCTGCCCCAACCACAGGGAGTGCCGACCCTTGGGCCACGTCAGATGACCTTTAGCATTCACACCATAGGGGGTCGTCCCTACATCCTTGAGGGAGGGTGAGGTGAGAGGAAACCACTGGGAATGAATCTCAATGACTGCCAATGAACGTAAATAGTCACGAGATTTCTTGATTAATTCTGTCAAGACCATAAAAATTCGTTAATTTGCCGGCGATCGGTCGAGGCCAATTGCTATGCTGGAGATGGGAGGAGCCGTTGTCATTCATTGAACCAAACTGTCAATAAAAAATTTTATTTAAGGGGAGTGACCTCATGGTAACCCGATTTGAGCCGCGGCGGGGCTTTTTGATCTCCTCAGTCTGTGGGATACTGACCACCCTCGCGATCGCCCCAGTGATGCTTGCCCAATCCCAAGGACCCCCTGCCCCCGATCAACCTGTAGAAACTGTTGTCGCGGATCCCCTCCAGAGTTCCTTCCCGCTCCCTTGGAAATGGATTGAGGACGGCCACGCTGCCGCCGTAAAAGCCAAGAAATCCCTCCGCTTCACGCAGCAGACGCCCCAGTATTTCTCTCCCGATGGCCGCTATGGGGCACAGGCCACCCTCTACTTTAGGGCTGAGCCCGAGGCGCAACGGCAGCAACTGGTGAGCGTTCTTGAAATTCGCGATCGCCAGAGTGGTCGCCGGCAGCGGATTGCAAGTCTCAAGGAAATGCCGCCGGAATTTTTGGCAGAGGTGCCCCAAGGCCAAGGTCTGATTGCGGTGCTGGTTCCTGTCGGTTGGTCAGCAACGGGCGATCGTCTTTTGGTGCGACAGGTCGCTGGGCTTTTTGCCACGGATTTAATAAGTGACAGTGCGTGGATTTGGCAGGCGGGGGTGGGTCATGTGGCCACAGTTTATCCCACTGCTGAGGAATACGACTTTGCCACCCTCCTCGGCTGGAGCACAACGGATCCCCAACGGGTGCTCTTTCAAACCCAAACGATGGGGAATCCCAAAGTGACGATTTGGGCGGTAGATACCCAAGGCAGCACCCAATTGGCCCAGGGCGATCGCCCCCGTGTCTATGGCACCACCCTACCCGCCACTGCGAATGCCCAGCCTCAGCCCTAGGGCAATTCAGAGATAGAGGGAAATGGTATCCAAAATTCCAAGGGCTGCAAGGGGAAGCCCTTACCTCAATTGGCTCAGATAGCGATCGATGAAGCCAATCATCACCGCCGGGCACTCCAGCTGGGGCGTTAGGCCCACCCCTGGAATCACATCAAAGGCACGAATCGCCTCCCGGTTTAACTGGGCCAAGCGTTGACCGACACTCAGAGGCGGAAGTTTTGCCTGCTCTCCCCAAACGATATAGGTCGGTACCGTCAAATGGGGCAAGAAGCGACTGAGGTCGCAGCAGAGATCACCCCTCACAAAAGCCAGTGCCGCCAATTCTGCCCCCGGCGACTGTGCCACTTGGGTATAGGTGGCAACCATTTCGGGGCTGATGCGGCTAGGTCGGGCAAACTGTTGATGAGCCATAAAGGATTGCACACTCAGGGGATTGGCGACACCAAGGCGATAAAAGGCTATATCCACATAGGGCTGGCGGGCAATCTGGGCAAGGGGAGTTTGGCGGTAATCTTGACCAAAATCACTCAAACCCGTGGGGCAGGTGAGAATGAGGCCACGGAAGCGTTGGGGATGGGCGATCGCCCCCTGGATGGCAAAGGCTGCCGTCAGTGAAGACGTGATCACCACCGCTGGTTCTGCCGTCAATTGGCCAAGGCACTCCAGCAAGTGATCCCCATAGGCCGCCACCGTATAGGGTTGATCGCGATGCTCAGAAGCTCCCCAACCGGGCAAATCCAAAGCAAAAAGGGAATACTCGGCTGCAAAGGCGGGATAAACCGCCGACCACTCATAGCGGCTCGAGCCACCGCCAAAGCCATGCCAAAAAAATAGGGGCGGCCGGGCATGGTTCGCCGTGCTGACATCATTCGTTACGTAGGCTACCTCACCCATCGCCGTTGTGAGGGTGCGCGATCGCAGGCAATCAAACATGGGGATTTCCTAAAGAGAAGAAACCTGCTATGATAATAAATCGCGCTGAATTAAACGGGTAG is a window of Thermosynechococcus vestitus BP-1 DNA encoding:
- a CDS encoding alpha-mannosidase, which produces MVLTELIKKSRDYLRSLAVIEIHSQWFPLTSPSLKDVGTTPYGVNAKGHLTWPKGRHSLWLGQRLSVPAMVQGYSVAGLTLRLDLRWWADQATVYVNGQAVHQGDLFDHSVSLCLGEAVTPGQTWEVMLHLISPGHDDGALVKSCLRFESPTGVDPAFVAAELNILEIFAETLNLEPLELLLQEVLNSQGQRPILDSLLAQMHDSMLAIATPLREFTIHLCGHAHLDLAWLWPIAETWQVAQSTFQSVLGLKKRYPELTFTHSTPALYAHLQTHAPELFGQIQAAVAAGWWDVAAGLWVEPELNLIHAESIARQILYGQQYVQQVFGEMSPIAWLPDTFGFPERLPSFLAQGGIRYFVTQKLRWNDTTRFPYGWFVWRDVAGAEIHALMSAPIGEGIDPVKMATYAQQWWQQTGSQRSLWLPGVGNHGGGPTAEMLERVRRWQRLGGIGPQWQWTTVREYLAQLSQETPPTPQWQGELYLEFHRGCYTSHGDQKAAHDRAQRQLQEAERWCALAAITTSFAYPREELKTSWQQLLFNQFHDILPGSSIPEVYAEVNPTWQQLLKTTETLLAAAQTALCASIDYGTPPVAGAIPVVIFNSGVGDRAGVVHIDLAQLPQEIPSWRVYCPRGNYDLPAQLNAPQGCLTFSTPEVPGIGYTLLWLCPRSRPETLPTPPLGYVLENNYLHVEIDPATGEITNLYDKLNHRPCLGDRGNQLQFFRDQGQYWDAWNIDPNYGRHRLAGAILESIEWVTWHQLEQRLRVRWRFQSSWIQQEYVLQYQTPWLRIDTVIDWQEEHILLKAAFPLAISAEQITCETPGGVTVRPTLPNPHLSPHEQTKWEVPFLTWVDLSTPEYGVSLFSDCKHGLDAQANQLRLTLLRSPTWPDPTSDRCQHCFSYGVFPHSGSWQAAAVPQWAAQFHHPLRSAIGHGATKPFDPSPGALPAYAHLLHWSEAGIQCLALKEAEDGEGWQLRVADVAGEGGPLELHSTLIPWQIKARQTLLEMPTDGGNAMTLKPWEVVTLRLET
- a CDS encoding alpha/beta fold hydrolase, whose translation is MFDCLRSRTLTTAMGEVAYVTNDVSTANHARPPLFFWHGFGGGSSRYEWSAVYPAFAAEYSLFALDLPGWGASEHRDQPYTVAAYGDHLLECLGQLTAEPAVVITSSLTAAFAIQGAIAHPQRFRGLILTCPTGLSDFGQDYRQTPLAQIARQPYVDIAFYRLGVANPLSVQSFMAHQQFARPSRISPEMVATYTQVAQSPGAELAALAFVRGDLCCDLSRFLPHLTVPTYIVWGEQAKLPPLSVGQRLAQLNREAIRAFDVIPGVGLTPQLECPAVMIGFIDRYLSQLR